The genomic DNA CGCTTTAATCGGCGGGCTAGATTGCGCCGCTGAATCTCATCAATAACTGGAATACCCACAAGATAACTGACCACCCCAAAAGCCAACCCGATGATTAAACAACCCATCAAGTAGCTGGTGAAGAAGTCGCCACCCAGTTCCAAAACTGTATCGAGCGATCGCAAGTTTTCGGTTGGTAAGTCTTCCCACTCCCGTCCTAGCACCGACTGCCCCACATGAAAGTTAAACGCAGTCAACGGTAGAGTGGTCAAAGGATTGCTAAACCAAGTCCCTGCCGCCGCCGCCAGTTTGCTGCCACGAAGCACAGCGGCACTTACGACTGCGATCGCCATTTGCAGTCCAGGGAGCGGAAACATCCCCCAAAAAATGCCCAAAGCAAAACCCCGTGAGATCTGCTCAGGTGTTGCTTGCAACCGGATGAACCTTAGGTAGAGATAACGGAGCCCCCGTTGCCACTGCTTCATGACTTAATTTGTTCCTATGTCCCTAAACAAAAATTACACGGGACTAGATCAATATTCCGTATCTCCTAGGGAGATTGTCCTCTCTAGTTATAAGTTATGGAAATTTGACGGCTCTTTGCTCCTTCTCCAGGGGGAAAGCCGATCCCCAGCCTGCTGAGAATCTCAATCGGGGCGATCGCCCCTAATTGCCAGCTCCAATTTCAATATTTATTCGCTACCAGTAGTTGATTTTCGTTTTGCTCTGCTATCATAGTTAAGCTAGATAACAGGCGGATGTGGCGGAATTGGCAGACGCGCTAGATTTAGGTTCTAGTTCCTCACGGAGTGAAGGTTCAAGTCCTTTCATCCGCATCTAAACTAAAGATTAAAGGATCTCCTGACTACGTCATTGAATGATTGTGAGACAGGAGATTTTAGTCTTTTGAGGTTGCAATCATCAATGGTGAATATCTCACTTCCAGACCAAATTCAATCATTCTTAGATCAGCAAGCAACCGCCGCTGGTTTCGATACGGCTAGCGAGTACGTCTATCACCTGATTCTGCAAGAGCAGGAGCGGCTTAGCCAGCAAGAGCAGGTCGAAGGGCTACTACTAAAAGGCATTGATAGTGGAGAGCCAATTGAAGCAACGGATGACTGGTGGCAGCAGAAGCGTCAGGAACTCGTCGAGCGATATGAGCACCTAGCTTAGTAGTAGCAGTTGGGATTACGAGAATTGGTTTTCAATGTCTCTTGATTGATGCAGAATCCTCATAATTTCAACACCATCCAAGATTTTTGTATAGAAGATAATGTAGGACTTAAGCGGAAAGCTTTTTAAGTTGGGGAGCAAATTATCGCGCTGCCTACCCATATCAGGAAACTGAGCCAGCATTGGAAATCGGTTAAGGATTTGAGCAACTTGCTGGTCGGCTAAAATTTCATCTTGTTGGGCAAGGTATATCCAGATATCCTCTAAATCTTGCTCTGCCTGCTTAGAGAGGCGATAGCGATTCATTCAACTGGCTCCTGTTGCAATCTCAGCTTGCCGCGAGTCCTAATAGTGTCTAGCAAGCTGGGTAACGATGCGTCATCGTATTCCGTGTAATCGCCGCCTCTTAGTTGTTCTGCACCAATTGCAATATCTTGTTGCAAGGCTTGTTGCTTTATTTTCAATTCCTCTTCTGAAAACTGAGAGTGTTGAATTTTTTGCTCTAGCAGTCGGCGTTCTTCAGCGGTCAGAGACAGAATAATTTGAGCAAGAGAATCAATCAATTTGGAGTTAATTGGAGTAGTAGATTGGCTCATCGTGAAAGCTCTTGAGCAGTTGCCCTTATTGTAACCAAAGGGGCGATCGCCCTAAATTTTCCAAATACCGTGGAGATTTGACGTTTGAATCCGGAACGGCAAGCAAAGTTGAGGCCAACTCCAAGCTATTGCTTTATGGTTGCGATCGCTTCTCTAGATCAGAACTGGAAAGCTTTGAGCTGCTTGATGGAGCTAGATTGAGTTTTTGGTGTCCACCTAACCCGATCAGCCAAACGACTACAACCACCCAATGAACAAAAGCGATCGCCCACAAAGAGCCTGTCACCCCATAGGCCAGTGTACAAGTCAGCCCTAGTAAGCCTGTCAAAATCAGAAAAATAGGATCGAGAAAGGTAGTTGCACCAGCCTTATACAGAGTTTTGCCGTTGAGCGGGTGATAGAGGATGAATAGCAGTAAACTCAGTGTTGCCCAGCCAGTCCAGATATACCAAGCCACCCCCACTGTGGGATGGGGAAGTAGCAATACTCGGAAGCCTAACTCCTCTAATAGCGCTGGTGTGAGTAATGCTCTTAGGGTCAACAAAAAGTAGCTGAGCCAGTTGGCAGGCCAAGGGTTGACTTGTAGAAAACCAGAGGCAAAGCCTAGAGGTAAAGCGATCGCTCCGTAAAGGAACAGCAACCCTACTGTAATCAGCCAACCTCGTAGATCAGAAGGATTCAGAGCACTTAAAACCCGACTGAGCAAAATAGAAGCGATCGGAGCTTTTGCAACTGGAACGGTTAGCTGGCCTAATAAGGCAGTAGGTGCAACGGGGACAATATCTGGGTTCCAGCCGCCTACTTGATTCGTGCGGAGAAACCAGAGCTGTGCCCCGTGTTGCAAGAACAAGTTAGCCAATTCATCTTGGGCTTGTCGGGGAATCATGGTTCGCCAACTGGTCAGCCCTGCTAATGCGTCACGGCTACTCGTAAAGCCTGGTCGAGAACTGGTTCCCGCTAAAGCAGTTGCGTTTTGTTGCCAATCCGATCGCAAAATCCCTAGTGGAATCAGCTGCTGTTCGAGATCTTTGGCTAAGGATACGAGCCGCTGAAACTTTAGGGTTTGCTCGTCGTTAGGATGCGCGGCTAGCCAACTTTGAATCGCTGGATTGGAACTGACTTGCTGCTTGATATGCAGAATCGTGGCATAAAGGGCTTGGTTAGAGTCTTGCACGCAAGAGGTTGCAGGCGTTACGGTAGCGCTCCCTGTGCCGTCTCCCACTCGATACCGCGCCATCATTACCTGTAACTGTTGCTGAAATTCTCGTAGGGGCGAGAGCGTAATGCCACCGAAGTCATAGTCTCGCAGCACTGGGTCAAATTTCACTAGGACATCTGAAACAGGCCGAGTTCCCAGCCAACCCCACTGCAAATTGCCCATGTAGTTCGGCCAGGTCGTGGTGCCCGAAATAATGGCATTGGGATTGTGAGCGTAAACCTGCTGATACTGAACAGCAAACTGTAACTCTTGGGTCAACGGTTCACGAACGACCTCGGCTAGCCCATAGGAAAAGTGGCCCGTGACCGTATAACCTAGGGCCGCTTCTGCTTTTCTGCCACCAATGCCGCCAAAAGCATGTAGAACGATCGCGCGATCGCCCAACTTCCACTTGAAAGGGATTGCTTTGGCCTTCGCGACGGTTGAGCCAGGTTTAACTAAAACTTTCCGAAGAGTGCCTTTCTGCGTTTCAACCTTCTGCCAGTTTTGCTGGTTGATGTAAGTTAATCCTGAGGGATGGCCTAAAACGACTCGCTCTGGCTGCAACTGTACTAGCGATCGCGGCTGAATCGCTTGCACCACAAAAGCCCCTTCAGCACTTTTGGCCCCATAAATGTACCAACCTGCTTTTCCGGCGGGGGATGTTTCGATGTGGCGAGGAGTTGAGGGCGCAATGCCGCTACGTCCAGCCAGTTGTTGTGGGATGCGGACCGTTTCTAAAACTCCATCAAATTTTTTAGAAACTGAATTGTAGTGTTGAACGCGAAAAAACTCATGAGCGCAGAAAGGAGGTTTTGGGCAGAGGCTGAGCGCTGCTTGCTTACCCGCCTGGTCATCTAGGCCCAAAATTTTTACCAATCCGTAGAAGCGTCCCGTTGCTAGAACAGGTTCTTGACTAATTTGGAGAATGCTGGAAGAACTGCCTGCTGGGAGGACGATGACATCCTTGAGCGTGACGATGACATCATCATTGGGTCTGGCTCCAGCTAGAGACTGCAATGGCCCTACATCTTTGTGACCATTCAGGCGATCGGGATGGACATTGCCCTGCTGTTTACTGGTCTCGGTCCTAGCCGTAAAGCTGACATTTTGCGTGACGGCTTGCACATAAGCTTGAACTTCTGGTCGGGGACTCCATTCCAACCGGGCAACTTTCCCAACTAAGCTTTGCGCTTCGCTGGGTGCGTGCTGCACTTCTATCCAGACCCAATCTGAGGCAGCACTTGCTGGATTAAGTTGTGACTGCTGATCATTTGATAGCTTTGGATCAGATAGGTTCGGGTCAGACAGGTTTTGGCTAGGCAAGATCAGCCGACCCACCCAATCCCCTACAGGTTGATAGAGATTGGCGGGTAGTTTTTGGCTCAGAGGATAAAACTGGGGTTGGTTGAAGCTTAACTGCGACTGGATTCCGTAGTCAGTTGACTGGAACGCTGACTTGGGTTTAGGCACAAGCAGTAAGCAGGCGATCGCAGTCAATGCCACTAACAAAACAAAAACGCCTAACTGGTATCTCCCGCTCTGGCCTAACTTTCGTTTGATGTTTTGTAGAGCCATTTTGTTGCAGCCGTAATGTTGTGCTTTGGTCGTGGCTATGGTTAAAGCACTTGGTTTAAAGCATTGTTCCCATCTGCTGACTATGCACCGCTAGCTTCATCCCCCATACCAATCCTTTAAACAAACAGCTAGAGCATTTTTCCTGGTACAACCTATAGATTCTGCTCAATGCCAGAGCTTTATTGATGCGATCGCTTTCCTAGGTTAGAAGCCAAGCATTTTGAGTTGCGTTAAGTTGAGACAGCGCTCTACAAATCAAAAACTCTTAAAATTACACTCAACTCTGCTTAAGCAGCTTAGTAATAGCGCTATTCACAAGTTTTATGGAAATGTAGACAAAGTAATCGGCGAGGGGTGGAACTTTGGGCAAAGCAACTCTAGAACAACAAGCATCAGAAGTGGCCAAATCAGCGCTCGACCAACAGGCATGGGAAGCCCTAGAACAGTCCATTATTTATTACCAAGACCGTCCTGTAGGTACAGTGGCGGCCCGCGATCCAGAACTCACAGCCCTTAATTACGATCAGTGCTTCATTCGTGACTTTGTTTCTTCTGCCCTCGTCTTCCTGATCAGGGGCAGAACCGACATTGTTCGCAATTTCCTAGAAGAAACCCTCAAGCTGCAACCTAAGAAACGCCAGTTTGACTGCTCCAAACCAGGCCGTGGCTTGATGCCAGCCAGCTTCAAGGTTGAGTCATCCCACGGGCACGAACGGCTCAAGGCAGATTTTGGGGAACATGCGATCGCTAGGGTTGCTCCGGTTGACTCTTGCCTATGGTGGCTAATTTTGCTCCGGGCTTATTTCAAAGCTACCCACGACGAAGAATTAGTCAGTCGAGAAGATTTCCAGCAAGGGATTCGGCTGATTGTTGAGCTTTGCCTGGTCGCTCGGTTCGATATGTACCCCACACTGCTGGTTCCAGACGGCGCTTGCATGATTGATCGTCGAATGGGGCTTTATGGTCACCCGCTAGAAATTCAATCTCTGTTTTATGCCGCGTTGCGCTCTGCCCAAGAGTTGTTGCTGCCTACCAAGCACAATCGATATTTCATCGACGCGGTCAACTCTCGCTTGGAGCCAGTCACTAAGCACATCCGCGAAAACTACTGGCTCGACACCCACCGCCTCAACGTCATTTACCGCTACAAGGTAGAAGAGTATGGCGAGCAGGCTCTCAACCAGTTCAATATCTACTCCGATTCCATTCCGTTCTATCAACTCACCGAGTGGCTACCCACAGAAGGGGGCTACTTAGCAGGCAACCTCGGCCCCTCCCAAATTGACTGCCGTTTCTTTGCCGTGGGCAACCTGATGGCTGTACTTTCTGGCCTGTCGAGCAAGAAGCAATCTCAAGGAATTTTGCAGCTCATCGAATCCCGTTGGGAAGATCTAGTTGGAGACATGCCGATGAAGCTTTGTTATCCAGCCCTAGAAGATCAAGGCTGGAAAATTCTCACTGGATGTGACCCCAAAAATCGACCTTGGTCTTATCACAATGGCGGCAGTTGGCCCGTTTTACTTTGGATGTTGGCAGCAGCAGCCCAGAAGGCAGGTCGGCCAGAAATTGGCAAACAAGCCCTCAAAATTGCCGAGGATCGCTTAGCTGAGGACGAATGGCCCGAATATTATGACGGCAAAAACGGGCGGCTGATTGGTAAAGAAGCCAGAAGATACCAAACCTGGACGATCGCGGGTTATTTACTCGCCAAAGAGATCATTCAGAAACCCAGCAACCTCTCGCTCATTTGTTTCGAGGAATTGGAGTTTGCTTAAAGCTCTATAAAATAAAAAAGAAAGAGGGATACAAGTGCTGTACCCCTCTTCTTACGTTTAAAGTCTCTAACTTAGAGTTGTTTCACTTCCGAAACCAACTTGTCTACCACTTCTTTGGCACCGCCAAACATCATCATCGTTTTGTCCTTGTAGAACAAATCGTTATCAACTCCCGCAAAGCCCGTGCTCATTCCCCGCTTAATCACAATTGTGTGTAGTGCCTTGTCTACTTCTAAAATGGGCATACCGTAGATCGGGCTGCTAGCATTATCCCGTGCCGCTGGATTCACGACATCGTTGGCTCCAATTACCAAGGCCACATCCGTGCGATCGAGGTCTGGGTTAATGTCTTCCATGTCGCAGAGCTGGGGGTAAGGCACATTCGCTTCGGCTAGCAACACATTCATGTGACCAGGCATCCGACCCGCTACCGGATGGATGGCGTACTTCACAGTCACATTCAGTCTTTCCAATTGGTCAGCCAGCTCTCGGACTGAGTGTTGAGCTTGAGCAACTGCCATGCCATATCCCGGTACAATCACCACTGAGCGAGCATAGCCCAGCATCATTGCGCCTTCTTCTGGGTCGATGGAGTGAATCACTTTGTCGCCCTGAGCGCCTTCGGCTGTAGTTGCAGCAACACCACTGCCAAAAGCACTGAACAGCACATTAGTGAGGGATCGGTTCATCGCCTTACACATAATCTGGGTCAAAATGATCCCAGAGGCACCGACTAAAGCACCCGCGATGATCAGCATGTTGTTACCCAGGATGAACCCTGCCGCACTAGCCGCCAAGCCAGAGTAAGAGTTCAGTAGCGAAATGACGACTGGCGTATCTGCTCCCCCAATCGGGATCACAAATAGCACACCCAAAAGTAAGGAAATGCCAACCAATCCTAGAAAGATAGAAGCGTTGTGAGGTTCAACTATTAGGTAGGCACTGCCTGCCAAAAAGATCAGCAAGAGCGAGAGGTTAAAAGGCTGTTGGAACCCGAAGGTAATAGGGGCACCGGGCATAATGCCTTGCAACTTGGCGAAAGCAACCAAACTACCCGTGAGTGTTACCCCGCCAATTAGCACTCCTAAAATGGTGGTGATTGTGGCTTCTAGGGGCACTGCGGCGGCGGTGCCAAGTAGCCGCCAAAATTCAGCGATCGCGACTAGAGCCGAGGCAGCACCACCCAACCCATTGAGCAGACCCACCATCTGGGGCATTTCGGTCATGGCGACTCTTTGGGCCGCGATCGCGCCGATCACAGAGCCAGCAGCGATCCCCAACAAAATCATTTCGTAGTTGAGGACGTTGCGATCGAGCAAGGTAACAACGATGGCGATTAACATCCCAACTGCCGCGATCGTGTTGCCTTGGCGAGCTGTAGCGGGTGATCCCAAACGCTTCAGACCAATAATGAATAGAGAAGAGGCAATTAAGTAGCTCAGTTCGATGCCAGTAGAACCAAAGTAGCTCATGCCTTCACCTCTTTTTTCTTAAACATTTGCAGCATCCGGTCTGTAACTAGAAAGCCACCGACAACGTTGATTGTTGCCAGAACGATGGCAATCAAGCCCAAAATGACGCTTAGGTTCGAATCTCTAGGGCCAGCTACTAGAAGTGCACCAATCACAGCGATCCCAGAGATGGCATTAGAGCCAGACATCAGGGGTGTATGGAGCGTGGGCGGTACTTTGTTGATCACTTCCACCCCTATAAAAGAGGCAAGGACAAAAACGACGAGTCCTGCAATTAATCCTGCTGCCATTACGTTAGTGGCTCCTTTCCATTATTTGTTCGTTTGCTGCTGCCAAGGCATCCTTAATCCGCTGGTTGCGAATTTCTCCCGCATGGGTGATGCAAGCCGCATCGATAATGTCGTCAGCAAAGTTCAGATTTAGCACTTGGTCTTTCACCAGATGCTGCACTAAGGTCAAGACGTTCTTGGCATACATTTGGCTGGCGTGAATAGGCACCGAAGAAGGCAGGTTGATGGGGCCAATTACAGTCACACCATTTACTAGTACGTCCTTTCCTGGCTTCGTACAGGCGCAGTTGCCGCCTTGCTCTGCTGCTAAATCCACGATCACTGAGCCTGGTTTCATTTGAGCCACCATTTCTTCAGTGACGAGCAGGGGTGCTTTTCTGCCAGGAACTTGAGCGGTGGTAATCACAGCATCGGCGGTCTTGACATGCTCAGCAACTACTTCACGCGATCGCTGTTTAGCGGCCTCAGAAATTTCTTTGGCGTATCCACCTGCCGCTACCGTATCTTCTTCGATCGGGACTTCGACAAATTTTGCCCCTAAGCTTTGCACTTCTTCCTTAACCGCAGGACGAATGTCAAATGCTTCTACCACAGCACCCAAACGACGAGCAGTGGCGATCGCTTGCAAACCTGCCACTCCCGCCCCCATGATAAACACCTTGGCAGGGGGGATCGTTCCCGCCGCTGTGGTCAACATAGGGAAGTACTTGGGTAAGGCAGCAGCAGCAATCAAAACAGCTTTATAGCCCGCCACACTCGCTTGAGACGACAAAGCATCCATACTTTGCGCTCGCGTGGTACGTGGAATCATTTCCATACTGAAAGCTGTCACTTTGCGATCTGCCAACCGTTGAGCTAAGGTCGGAGTCCCTAAGGGATCAAGGAAACCAATGACTACTTGGCCCTCTCGCAACAAATCGGCCTCATGCTGTCCATCCCCACGTTCTTGAAGCGGTGATACTTTCAGGAGCACGTCAGCCTCTCCCCAAAGAGCCGCTGTATCGCTCACAATTCTGGCTCCAGCGGCTTCGTAGATATCATCCGAGAAGCAAGCTCGTTCTCCAGCCCCCGCTTCAACCAAAACTTCTATTCCCTGCTTCACTAAACGAGCAACCGTATCTGGGATCAAGGCAACCCGACGCTCACCGACTTCACTTTCTTTAGCAACTGCTATTTTCATGAACTCTCCTTCGTAATCAATAACTCGCCACTTCTAGAAGCAGCAATTTAAGGTGGTGAAATTTTGACTTCTATACAGCCTGAATTTTGAGGCGGATCTCAGCTTTTAAGACAAAGTGAAATCTAGCCAGTATAAATTCATAGACGTAAATTCATTTCGAGCAAAGCAAAAATTATAGGAGGGCGATCGCTCACTTGCGCTTGTCAGAATACACATCAGGCATGAAGTGAATCTGTTCTATTACTAACATTAATAAAAACAAAGCTTTGAACGCTCTCTCAGCACCAAACCAACCATTTTAGCCAAGCTACATTTCTGACCAACGAATCGCCAAACCTTAACTTCCAAGTGTGATGCTGGTTGCAATAGCGCTCCTGCTATTATTCTCCCTTTCCCATCCAGCGATCGCGCCTTGTCCAAAGACAAGCTCTACTTCCTCTTGGCTAACTCGGCCATATTGTCCTAAGCAATCATGACAGATGGGGTCAGCTTGTAAATTGACTTGACTTACTCGACTTAAAAAAAACAATTCTAGGGATTCCCAGCTAAGCGTAGAGGTGTATTTCGCATAGTAGGTTGATCCCCAAAATCCGATAGGTATCTTTAACTTGTTTTAATAGATTTCAATATTTAAAGACACAACTTTGAAGACAGCATCAATGGAACCAAGTTCTTTGGTTGCAGCAAGCTGAGCCATTTTCTGCTAAATGTCCGCTCTCATCACCTAGGAGAAATTTTGCAACTTTTTTAGTCCTGTTTTAGGTCTGTAATTTAGATATGTCATGAGTTTTATGCATCATCTCATGCCTAAAATCCATGACCATCCAAGCTCATCAATTTAGTAACCTACGCTAGTACTTTTTGCCGACCTCATGAGCCTAAAGTTGGGTCTAGGTTCAGGCAGAGGGCACTTTTTAGTAGGCGTATCGTCACCCAGCTCAGGATGGAACTTGATCAATCCTGGTACAGTCAGTATTGGTGAAGTTTTGCAACTCAACGACTCAACCCTATTGTCCAACCACAAGGCTTATGTTCTCTAAAAAACTGACAGCTCGAAGCGCTTTTTCTACTCTCGCGATCGCAGGTTGCTTATTGGGTGCAATCCCTGCTGTCACGTTGGCTCAAAGCTTGCCTGGATTGACCATCTTTAGCGGCGTCAAGCCAGAATATCGGCTCAGCTACCGCTTGGACTTTGGGGGCCATACTAACGGTTGGGATCGCTACCGCCTCCGAGTTCCAGCCAAGAAAATGAAATTGGCAGTTGCCCAATTCAGTATTACCTATCCCGACTATTACAAAGGTAAATTCGATCAAAAAGACATGGAGATTCGGGTCAAAGGCAAGAGCGTACCCCTCCAAGAAGTCAATTGGAATAAAGAAAGTCGAGTTATTGAACTGATTCCTGAAGAACCCATTCCTGCTAACAGTGCAGTTGAGCTAGTCTTCTCTAACGTCAAAAATCCCTCTAGCCCTGGCATCTTTTATTTCAACTGTCAGATTCTATCTCCTGGAGATGTGCCGCTACTCCGTTACTTGGGCACTTGGGAAATGAGCATCAGCTAATCGAGCCAAATTCAGTGGTACGATGGTAGACTGTGGCTTTTTTCACGCT from Trichocoleus desertorum ATA4-8-CV12 includes the following:
- a CDS encoding DUF2062 domain-containing protein; the encoded protein is MKQWQRGLRYLYLRFIRLQATPEQISRGFALGIFWGMFPLPGLQMAIAVVSAAVLRGSKLAAAAGTWFSNPLTTLPLTAFNFHVGQSVLGREWEDLPTENLRSLDTVLELGGDFFTSYLMGCLIIGLAFGVVSYLVGIPVIDEIQRRNLARRLKRRKARFYKHLQYRDRSQFH
- a CDS encoding type II toxin-antitoxin system ParD family antitoxin; the protein is MVNISLPDQIQSFLDQQATAAGFDTASEYVYHLILQEQERLSQQEQVEGLLLKGIDSGEPIEATDDWWQQKRQELVERYEHLA
- a CDS encoding type II toxin-antitoxin system RelE/ParE family toxin is translated as MNRYRLSKQAEQDLEDIWIYLAQQDEILADQQVAQILNRFPMLAQFPDMGRQRDNLLPNLKSFPLKSYIIFYTKILDGVEIMRILHQSRDIENQFS
- a CDS encoding CPBP family intramembrane metalloprotease, with product MALQNIKRKLGQSGRYQLGVFVLLVALTAIACLLLVPKPKSAFQSTDYGIQSQLSFNQPQFYPLSQKLPANLYQPVGDWVGRLILPSQNLSDPNLSDPKLSNDQQSQLNPASAASDWVWIEVQHAPSEAQSLVGKVARLEWSPRPEVQAYVQAVTQNVSFTARTETSKQQGNVHPDRLNGHKDVGPLQSLAGARPNDDVIVTLKDVIVLPAGSSSSILQISQEPVLATGRFYGLVKILGLDDQAGKQAALSLCPKPPFCAHEFFRVQHYNSVSKKFDGVLETVRIPQQLAGRSGIAPSTPRHIETSPAGKAGWYIYGAKSAEGAFVVQAIQPRSLVQLQPERVVLGHPSGLTYINQQNWQKVETQKGTLRKVLVKPGSTVAKAKAIPFKWKLGDRAIVLHAFGGIGGRKAEAALGYTVTGHFSYGLAEVVREPLTQELQFAVQYQQVYAHNPNAIISGTTTWPNYMGNLQWGWLGTRPVSDVLVKFDPVLRDYDFGGITLSPLREFQQQLQVMMARYRVGDGTGSATVTPATSCVQDSNQALYATILHIKQQVSSNPAIQSWLAAHPNDEQTLKFQRLVSLAKDLEQQLIPLGILRSDWQQNATALAGTSSRPGFTSSRDALAGLTSWRTMIPRQAQDELANLFLQHGAQLWFLRTNQVGGWNPDIVPVAPTALLGQLTVPVAKAPIASILLSRVLSALNPSDLRGWLITVGLLFLYGAIALPLGFASGFLQVNPWPANWLSYFLLTLRALLTPALLEELGFRVLLLPHPTVGVAWYIWTGWATLSLLLFILYHPLNGKTLYKAGATTFLDPIFLILTGLLGLTCTLAYGVTGSLWAIAFVHWVVVVVWLIGLGGHQKLNLAPSSSSKLSSSDLEKRSQP
- a CDS encoding glycoside hydrolase 100 family protein; translation: MAKSALDQQAWEALEQSIIYYQDRPVGTVAARDPELTALNYDQCFIRDFVSSALVFLIRGRTDIVRNFLEETLKLQPKKRQFDCSKPGRGLMPASFKVESSHGHERLKADFGEHAIARVAPVDSCLWWLILLRAYFKATHDEELVSREDFQQGIRLIVELCLVARFDMYPTLLVPDGACMIDRRMGLYGHPLEIQSLFYAALRSAQELLLPTKHNRYFIDAVNSRLEPVTKHIRENYWLDTHRLNVIYRYKVEEYGEQALNQFNIYSDSIPFYQLTEWLPTEGGYLAGNLGPSQIDCRFFAVGNLMAVLSGLSSKKQSQGILQLIESRWEDLVGDMPMKLCYPALEDQGWKILTGCDPKNRPWSYHNGGSWPVLLWMLAAAAQKAGRPEIGKQALKIAEDRLAEDEWPEYYDGKNGRLIGKEARRYQTWTIAGYLLAKEIIQKPSNLSLICFEELEFA
- a CDS encoding NAD(P)(+) transhydrogenase (Re/Si-specific) subunit beta produces the protein MSYFGSTGIELSYLIASSLFIIGLKRLGSPATARQGNTIAAVGMLIAIVVTLLDRNVLNYEMILLGIAAGSVIGAIAAQRVAMTEMPQMVGLLNGLGGAASALVAIAEFWRLLGTAAAVPLEATITTILGVLIGGVTLTGSLVAFAKLQGIMPGAPITFGFQQPFNLSLLLIFLAGSAYLIVEPHNASIFLGLVGISLLLGVLFVIPIGGADTPVVISLLNSYSGLAASAAGFILGNNMLIIAGALVGASGIILTQIMCKAMNRSLTNVLFSAFGSGVAATTAEGAQGDKVIHSIDPEEGAMMLGYARSVVIVPGYGMAVAQAQHSVRELADQLERLNVTVKYAIHPVAGRMPGHMNVLLAEANVPYPQLCDMEDINPDLDRTDVALVIGANDVVNPAARDNASSPIYGMPILEVDKALHTIVIKRGMSTGFAGVDNDLFYKDKTMMMFGGAKEVVDKLVSEVKQL
- a CDS encoding NAD(P) transhydrogenase subunit alpha, giving the protein MAAGLIAGLVVFVLASFIGVEVINKVPPTLHTPLMSGSNAISGIAVIGALLVAGPRDSNLSVILGLIAIVLATINVVGGFLVTDRMLQMFKKKEVKA
- a CDS encoding Re/Si-specific NAD(P)(+) transhydrogenase subunit alpha codes for the protein MKIAVAKESEVGERRVALIPDTVARLVKQGIEVLVEAGAGERACFSDDIYEAAGARIVSDTAALWGEADVLLKVSPLQERGDGQHEADLLREGQVVIGFLDPLGTPTLAQRLADRKVTAFSMEMIPRTTRAQSMDALSSQASVAGYKAVLIAAAALPKYFPMLTTAAGTIPPAKVFIMGAGVAGLQAIATARRLGAVVEAFDIRPAVKEEVQSLGAKFVEVPIEEDTVAAGGYAKEISEAAKQRSREVVAEHVKTADAVITTAQVPGRKAPLLVTEEMVAQMKPGSVIVDLAAEQGGNCACTKPGKDVLVNGVTVIGPINLPSSVPIHASQMYAKNVLTLVQHLVKDQVLNLNFADDIIDAACITHAGEIRNQRIKDALAAANEQIMERSH
- a CDS encoding DUF2808 domain-containing protein yields the protein MFSKKLTARSAFSTLAIAGCLLGAIPAVTLAQSLPGLTIFSGVKPEYRLSYRLDFGGHTNGWDRYRLRVPAKKMKLAVAQFSITYPDYYKGKFDQKDMEIRVKGKSVPLQEVNWNKESRVIELIPEEPIPANSAVELVFSNVKNPSSPGIFYFNCQILSPGDVPLLRYLGTWEMSIS